A DNA window from Daucus carota subsp. sativus chromosome 3, DH1 v3.0, whole genome shotgun sequence contains the following coding sequences:
- the LOC135151511 gene encoding uncharacterized protein LOC135151511 — MSSERSPPSNPGNQGTSNQPTMDQILQLLQQQATNMVQQQQQYMQQNQQPHQNRQVEAPMSTFKSFQAIKPPDFDGSRGPIEARSWLKEIEKAFKLAKVSEDQKTDYASYFLKNEANYWWESVRALEGDDVILWDRFVELFLEQYFPEHVQSQLELDFLELKQGDKSVAEYEKKFMELARFVTAYVDTDLKKAKRFQQGLRSDIRISVAALRLKTYADVVQTAMVIEREHTLDKKEQESKKRKVEAIEGSQGQGSSQQGFQKRQNFQQNRNQAFKNPGQNVNRQFNRPPNQNQQGVVKPPTPDCKNCGKKHSGMCGKLNIVCFKCNKRGHYANECRSQGAMRCDNCGKTGHYTYNCKNPALASAMVRFLLIP, encoded by the exons ATGTCATCTGAAAGATCACCACCGAGCAATCCTGGAAATCAGGGTACTTCAAACCAACCAACTATGGATCAGATACTACAGTTGCTACAGCAACAAGCGACAAATATGGTTCAGCAGCAACAACAATATATGCAGCAAAATCAACAGCCGCATCAAAATCGTCAAGTAGAGGCACCGATGTCGACGTTTAAGTCATTTCAAGCAATTAAGCCCCCAGACTTTGATGGATCAAGAGGACCTATTGAAGCAAGGTCTTGGTTGAAGGAAATTGAGAAAGCTTTCAAATTAGCAAAAGTAAGTGAGGATCAGAAGACTGATTATGCTAGTTACTTTctgaaaaatgaagctaatTATTGGTGGGAATCGGTAAGAGCTCTAGAAGGAGATGATGTGATCTTGTGGGATAGGTTTGTTGAACTGTTCTTAGAGCAATATTTTCCGGAGCATGTACAAAGCCAACTAGAGTTGGACTTCTTGGAGTTAAAACAAGGAGATAAGAGTGTAGCGGAGTATGAGAAGAAGTTTATGGAGTTGGCAAGGTTTGTCACAGCCTACGTGGATACTGATTTGAAGAAAGCTAAAAGATTCCAACAAGGGCTAAGATCGGATATTAGAATTAGTGTGGCAGCTTTAAGATTGAAGACTTATGCTGATGTGGTTCAAACAGCAATGGTGATAGAAAGAGAGCACACTTTAGATAAAAAGGAGCAAGAGAGTAAGAAAAGGAAGGTGGAAGCAATTGAAGGAAGTCAAGGCCAAGGAAGTTCTCAACAAGGATTCCAGAAGAGGCAGAATTTCCAACAAAATAGGAATCAAGCATTTAAGAACCCGGGGCAGAATGTTAATAGGCAGTTTAATAGGCCCCCGAATCAGAATCAACAAGGTGTAGTGAAACCTCCAACACCAGACTGCAAGAATTGTGGGAAGAAGCACTCAGGAATGTGTGGAAAATTGAACATAGTATGTTTTAAATGTAATAAGAGGGGTCATTACGCTAATGAGTGTAGAAGTCAAGGGGCAATGAGGTGTGACAATTGTGGGAAAACTGGGCATTATACCTATAATTGCAAGAACCCGGCACTGGCAAGCGCAATG gtacgctttctgttaATTCCGTAG
- the LOC108212400 gene encoding uncharacterized protein LOC108212400 — protein MEVKSVALGFSRFVEGSLPVTYLGIPFVSGNLKARDSQPLISRICNRIEAWTSNFISQAGRLQLINAILFAIHGFWARCVFLPSSIIKSVQSILVRFLWAWNLSSRCMVKVAWKDCCFPKIEGGIGTKKFSVWNNAAILYQFWRIINRDDSLWIEWLYHHDLKRKGFWTMPIAYKCSWSLRRIL, from the coding sequence ATGGAGGTTAAATCTGTTGCCTTGGGCTTTTCTCGGTTTGTCGAAGGTTCTTTGCCGGTTACTTATTTGGGAATCCCTTTTGTCTCTGGAAATCTCAAGGCTCGTGACAGTCAGCCTTTGATCTCTCGAATTTGTAACCGTATTGAAGCATGGACTTCCAATTTCATTAGCCAAGCTGGTAGACTACAGCTTATTAACGCGATTCTATTTGCTATTCACGGCTTCTGGGCAAGGTGTGTGTTCCTCCCCTCTAGTATTATCAAATCTGTCCAGAGCATTCTGGTTCGTTTCTTGTGGGCGTGGAACCTTTCTAGCAGATGCATGGTTAAAGTGGCTTGGAAGGATTGTTGTTTTCCAAAGATCGAAGGGGGCATTGGCACTAAAAAATTTTCGGTTTGGAACAATGCTGCAATTCTATATCAGTTTTGGAGAATCATTAACCGGGATGACTCTCTTTGGATTGAGTGGTTGTATCACCACGATTTAAAGCGCAAGGGGTTCTGGACTATGCCTATTGCGTATAAATGTTCGTGGTCTTTGCGTCGTATTCTTTAA
- the LOC108210835 gene encoding glucan endo-1,3-beta-glucosidase 14: MAAYFWPLLLLCFSGFFVRNNGLGVGINYGQIANNLPSPSRVSSLLNSLNISRVKLYDADPNVLTAFANSNVEFIIGLGNEYLQTMNDPTKAQTWIQEHLQPHLTRTKISCILVGNEVFASNDTQLRSYLLPAMQSVYGALVNLGLSEKVYVTTAHSLQLLANSFPPSAGSFRDDLVEYIEPILGFHSQTKSPFLINAYPFFAYKDSPDQVSLDYVLFQPNQGLKDPVTDLNYDNMLYAQIDSVYSAMRALGHTDVEVQISETGWPSRGDPNEVGATVENAGLYNRNLLRRIEERQGTPARPSVPIDVYVFALFNENLKPGPLSERNYGLYYPNGNPVYDIGVHGYLPRIEYSASYSASQQNGISLIIFALVPLAILLLK; the protein is encoded by the exons ATGGCAGCTTACTTCTGGCCTCTTCTTCTGCTCTGTTTCTCAG GTTTTTTTGTTAGGAACAATGGCCTCGGAGTTGGGATTAACTATGGCCAAATCGCGAACAATCTCCCTTCTCCCTCGCGGGTCTCTTCTCTGCTAAATTCTCTGAATATCAGCAGAGTAAAGCTCTATGATGCTGATCCAAATGTATTAACTGCATTTGCCAATTCGAATGTTGAATTTATCATTGGACTAGGGAATGAATATCTTCAGACAATGAATGATCCGACGAAAGCTCAAACTTGGATTCAAGAACATCTTCAGCCACACCTGACTAGGACCAAGATTTCCTGCATTCTGGTTGGAAATGAGGTCTTTGCAAGCAATGATACTCAATTAAGATCGTATCTCCTTCCTGCAATGCAATCGGTTTATGGAGCTCTAGTAAATCTTGGCCTAAGTGAAAAAGTCTATGTAACAACTGCACATTCTCTTCAACTCTTAGCTAATTCGTTCCCACCATCTGCAGGGAGTTTTAGAGATGATCTTGTTGAATACATAGAGCCCATTCTGGGTTTTCATTCTCAGACTAAATCGCCATTTCTGATAAACGCGTATCCTTTTTTTGCATACAAGGATAGCCCAGATCAAGTTTCATTAGACTACGTGCTCTTCCAGCCTAATCAAGGACTGAAAGATCCAGTTACAGATCTGAACTATGATAATATGTTGTATGCACAAATTGATTCTGTGTATTCAGCAATGCGTGCATTGGGCCATACTGATGTAGAAGTTCAAATTTCTGAGACCGGTTGGCCCTCAAGGGGGGATCCGAACGAGGTAGGAGCTACAGTAGAAAATGCTGGATTGTACAACAGAAATTTGTTAAGAAGGATAGAAGAAAGACAAGGTACTCCAGCAAGACCATCAGTACCAATCGACGTATATGTGTTTGCACTTTTTAATGAGAACCTAAAGCCAGGTCCATTATCAGAAAGGAACTATGGTCTGTACTATCCTAATGGCAATCCGGTTTATGACATCGGGGTACATGGATATCTTCCTCGTATTGAGTACTCAGCTTCTTACTCAGCTTCCCAGCAGAAT GGAATTTCATTGATAATATTTGCCTTGGTTCCCCTTGCCATTTTACTCTTAAAGTGA